AACACCGACCTGGAACTGAGAAGAGTGAGGTTTGCtagttaacattttaatatcaaaaatgcatttcctagctagctagctagctgctcACGTGCAAATTGGTTAATTCTAGGCCGCAGTCTTATTAGCTATCCAAGTTATAACTAGCCAGGCTGACCAGCTATCAATTCACAATGGACGTGGTATCTaactataatataaaatgaCTGAACAAAGAAACTGggataattaaaaaacattttacttacGGTGTACATCTGTCGCTGTATTCATTTGCTACAGTCTCTATTCCACCGGCTCTAGCCACCGCAACATAACAATTCTGAAAGCCCACATCAAACCCTAccactgacattttaaatgtaaaacgtGTAAGCCAAGTTGCAGCTCAAATATAGAATACCAAGTcttaaggcttttttttttaatgctggaCAGAAGGAAACGGAAAGTCAATCCCTAAAAGCCTACAAAATTCGGAAAATCAACTCTAACTTGAATTGATAATCCACACCGCTCCATTGACTGCTGAAGAGAAGAACACACCAGAGATTGCTCCGTGAAACACGCAGCCTTTCTAAGTTCACGCACAATTTCACGTACTTAACGCGAGAGGTCGGGTATTCCAGATTTCTCTGGAGCTTTCTGCAGAGTCGATGATGAACCAATGTGCCTTCTGGGCATGAAGCCAGAAAAAACACTAGAATTTTCTAGAAGTATTTAGACAGCACACATTTGCAATATAATTATTAGTGAATTTATAGTATCTTTAAACCAATATTCATGAAACAATATGATACAATAACGAAAggataatacaataataaaaggaaccccctcccccctctaGTTTGTGAACGTCTCGTTTGTTTCGATACTGTACATGGTTAAATGAAAACACGTTTAAGACACTGGATTCATAACAAATATAATTTCTTAAAGACGAAAGGAcagaaaggtttttaaaaatgttattctgcattatttataatttttaattaaaatgtcaacaaTTTCTTTATCATTcgttattgttgttgtgttgcatacacaccacaatataaaataataaaacatgcacattcaaagctaaaatgtaaaataaaatatagcaaTAGCAGCACATgtttagcacagaaacagaaagatttACAGTATTCCTGTATATATGATAGTATTCCTCGGAGGACAGACTCAAACTTGGCAATTGCAGTTGTGCTCTGTATCTGAGATACGTATACTACCCAGGCTGCCCACAAATGATATTTAAAGCTATTTAAATGTGTCCCTTCTTCTtttgccagtttttttttctggaatcaTTTGAACAGTTTTCCATACAGCTTCGACTATTGTGAAAAACGGAACTCTATTCTGCTCAGTATGTTAGCTAGTGTTCATTTGAAAGTCGGTAGGCAATTGTGTTTCAAAGTGATTGAAATTGTTATCATGttgaaatatatttgttttaatttctagAAAAGGTTACTTTATATTGTAAGTGTTATGTGCAttatattttcttgtttgttattaggacaaagcagctttacttGATATTTATGGTAAGACATCTCAGTCAGGAACTGATTTCTTAAATGGCAAAAGTGCAAAGGTATCCAATATAGTAAATATTAGTGTGTTGAAATATTTAtaacaaccacaaaaatatttcataaagaAAATTATGTATTAAGAACAAGAAAggtaaaagtaaaacaaaagtaattcACATATCGTGTTTCCTCGTGTTTCTCGAAATAGAATCCCTTTACCTCCTGACCAGTAGGTGGCAGACATTAAAATCGGAAAAAGAGTTCATACAAATGGATTGACGCAAGGAGCATGGCGACGCCTATGCATAGATTAATTGCTCGAAGGCAAGCGTAAgttcttttaaatgttatacACTCAAGGATCTTTTAGTGCCTTGCGTTGTGCACGCTGTGAAACTGTCATACGTTACCTCAAAGCTAGGGTCTTTAAGGCTTCATAGTCATTGAAATTAACACCAAACTGAATGTTGTGTGTCTACAGTTAACAGTAGTGCGCATCGTGTTAAGTCGCTAAGTTTCTGTTATCGAATTTTCATTGTCAAACTTTTACAACTTACTATAATTTCTGTAGTGTCACCCTCGTTGTACTTATAATAGCTGTATCAGTTTCATACCTAATTTTGTTTACGTCGTCTTACTACAGGGAGgcaaacaaacagcatgttCGCTGCCAAAAGTGCCTGGAACATGGACACTGGTCATATGAATGCACTGGTAAAAGAAAGTACCTTTATAGACCGTCAAGAACAACCGAGCTGAAGAAGAAGCTTAAAGAAAACGAGAAAAAAGACGCCGATATCACAGGGTAAGTGATATAAGTAGGCATGGGAAGTGTGCACAGTATAGTAGTATTTTTACAACTGCTTATCTTTTGGTTCTAATTCTAATTACCtatttttgtatataatattttgtGACCCAAATAAAACACTCGGACCTTCTACCAGAAGTCTGGAAGTTTGAGGGTGCAGTGGAGTATTTTCACTATTCCTAGGATTGCTCTTTTTTTTGACCGAGATTGATATCAATTCTAAATATGTTGGATCCaatcctccatctctctctttttactctttccttgtttgtttgtgtgtgtgtgtgtgtgtgtgtgtgtgtgtgtgtgtgtgtgtatatatatatatgtatgtatatatatatatatatatatatatatatatatatatatatatatatatattacatacatacacacacacacaaatacatatatatgtatgtatttgtgtgtgtatatgtgtgtgtgtgtgtgtgtgtgtgtatatatatatataattatacacacacacattgcataaatgtgtaaacgtattctctctctcatttatatatatatatatgtatatatgtatatgtatgtatgtgtatatgtatatatatgtatgtatgtgtatatgtatttgtgtgtgtgtgtgtatatatacacactatttatatgtatgtgtgtgtatatatacatatgtatgtgtgtgtgtgtgtgtgtgtgtgtatatatataaataaataaataagagagagagagaatacgtttacacatttacatatatacatatacagatcACTGTATATGCATTCACATATGACCCCTAAAGCACACCTTTCTCTAAGACATTACCCTGCAATTGAAGCTAGGTTGGCCATCATACCACTAAATTATGATTTTAGATAaagagttttttaaaaaggaatacTACTTATCCACCCAGTAGCATGATGCCATGATTTGTCTTTAATGATTGTGGTTGTACCTTCTTGAGTCTAATACAGGATGCATTTGTATGTCCACAATGAGATGTTTTTTGTGGAGTTTTTAGCTAGCCAAACTAGACAAACCTTGGGaaatttctttaattaaaattgaCCAAATTGGAAATGccattccatttttttaaagacatttataGTGATAGTAAATGCAAATATCCCATGTTAGATGAGGTTTAAAGTAGTGCAGACTCGTGGCCTTGTGGCAGATTCAAGTTCTCAACATTCTCGGTCCGCCCTGATTGTTCTGCAGATATCCCAGTTAGATGATTTTGCTCATCCTCTGAAACCAAGATAGATATCTCATGatgtatattatataaacatatataagacctattttctgtatttatttcccATTTACCATGCGTTGGAAGAGCAAGGACCCaacactggcaaaaaaaaaaaaggctacacAAATGAACACTGCCACCTACAGGTCTTTAAATAGAATTACATTTAAGCGCAATATCTCACCTTCCCCATATAATTTATACTGTCTGCACTATTATTTATACAAAATGAGCAATGTAACTGTGTTTACGTATTGGAATAAAAATGGGGCATTCAGTGTGATTTCCCACCTTGGTGTCCTACATCTGTACCCTTGAATCAAACACCTCAAGcctaacccccctcccccccaattTCTCTACATATCTCTTAGACATGGACCGTTATCACTGAGtgaaaagaagacaaagaaaaaaaggtaaccaacatctgtatttttcttgctttcagCTGAGTGTTTAAATGAGGCCCCTTTGATCTGAAGCTGCATGTCAGCAAATTTTTGTGTTATGCTGCTATGCACTAGTAATGAAAGTATTATAAAGCAAGCCACTGGCAGAGGGTCTGCATTAGTCTCCAAAACAAGCTGTTGAAGAGTCAGAGGCACTGCCACAATCCATCCAGATTGgtgacgtgtgcgtgtgcactgtTCTCCTTCAGGTCCAAGTCCTCCAGTAGCTCCAGCAGCGACGGTGACTCAGACAGCTCCTCCAGCGACTCCTCCTCAGACAGCAGCGACTCCTCCGGCTCCTCGTCGTCCTCCGAAGACGCTGGTGACAGCAGTGACAGTGAAGACAGCTccagctcttcctcttcctcctctgcttcctcttcttcttcctccagctCTGACTCCTATTCAGACTCGTCCAGTGGCAGCAGTTCGGACCAAGGTCCTCCCAAGAAacggaaaaaaaagaaataaagcaaactGATTTGTCTGCACTTTTCAATTCGGAGCTGTTGTATATCATACATTGATTGTGAAAGGGAGGTGGTTTATAATTTCCATCTGCACCAAGTTAGTTTCCATCTACACTTTGAGCCTCTTCCTTAGTTATTGATCCTCAACACTGGGTGGTAAAGCAGAAGTAAATCTATGGGTTACAACTATAACTATGAATTCTGATTTTCACCCTTAACCAAACACTGGGTACATATGTTTTCCTGAATATGATATCACCCGAGTGTAGACGTGTCCagctctttattttcctttaacttttctttctgttgtgcTTCACTCTCA
This is a stretch of genomic DNA from Electrophorus electricus isolate fEleEle1 chromosome 6, fEleEle1.pri, whole genome shotgun sequence. It encodes these proteins:
- the zcchc10 gene encoding zinc finger CCHC domain-containing protein 10; amino-acid sequence: MATPMHRLIARRQAEANKQHVRCQKCLEHGHWSYECTGKRKYLYRPSRTTELKKKLKENEKKDADITGHGPLSLSEKKTKKKRSKSSSSSSSDGDSDSSSSDSSSDSSDSSGSSSSSEDAGDSSDSEDSSSSSSSSSASSSSSSSSDSYSDSSSGSSSDQGPPKKRKKKK